The Macaca mulatta isolate MMU2019108-1 chromosome 19, T2T-MMU8v2.0, whole genome shotgun sequence sequence ccggccccggccccggcccctcagccctctcctcccaccccacctaccccacccacccccagtGGTCTGACTGGTTCCCAACAAAAACACCCTAAGAATGAGCTCACGCAGAGGCTGCCGCCTCCACACGCCCCGCCCCACTCGTCTGGCAGAGGAGGGTGCCTCTGGTCCCAGGTCGGGAGCTCTGGGCCAGGGGATCCAGGGGCCTTGGGGTGGGGAAGGCTGGCCAGGTGAGCTGAGAGCAAATGGGGGACCCCAGGCTAGCTGTTTGCCCTCTCTTGGTTAATTACACATAGGATTTGGGAACTGTCCCCCGGGCAGAACCCTGGGTTGGGAGGACAGACAAAGGTAGACTAGACTGTTCCAGATGAGAGCTGGCTGGGATGGGTGTGGAGACTGGGATGGAGACGGTGTGGAGGCAGAGGGCTGGCCAGGATGGGTGGAGCAGGGAAGAGCCAAGATGGGGAGAAGTTAGGGGTCCTGATGGCCATTATGGGAATAGAGGGTAGGGGCCAACTGACTGGCCTGGGCAATGATTTCCCAAACCCCTCACCATTGCACCCCAGGAGCAGCAATGTCTGTGCAGGTGGTGGCTCCCGGAAGTGCGGGGCTGGGCCCAGAGCGCCTGAGCCCTGAGGAGCTGGTACGGCAGACGCGGCAAGTGGTCCAGGGGCTGGAGGCGCTGCGGGCAGAGCACCGTGGCCTGGCTGGGCACCTGGCAGAGGCCCTGGCGGGACAGGGCCCAGTGACTGGCTTGGAGATGCTGGAGGAAAAGCAGCAGGTGGTGAGCCACTCGCTGGAGGCCATCGAGCTGGGGCTGGGCGAGGCCCAGGTATGAGGGGGCCAGGTGGGGAACTGGGAGAGGATAAACTGAGGGCGGAGGGAGGGCCAGATATGAGGGGGACAGGTATGCAGGGGACTGGGAGAGGGGTTCGCTATTGCTGAGgggcacactttgggaggctgaggtgggcagatcacttgaagtcaggagttcaagaccagcctgaccaacatggcaaaaccccatctctactaaaaatacaaaaatgagctgggcatgaggctcctgtaatcccagctactcgggaggctgaggcatgagaatcacttgaaactgggaggtggaggttgcagtgagtggagatcgtgccattccactccagtctgggtgacagagactgtttcaaaaaacagcaaaaaaaagtATGGCAGAAAGGCATATCTGGGGCAGGCGGAAGCCTAGGGGAACGAGGCCTGGGAAGGTGAGGCTCCAGGCCAGAGATGGAGTCCCTTGGCAGTTCTAGGGGGTCCTTGTATGTGACAGGGACCCCTGAACCAGATGGCATTCTTCAGTAAACTGTGGGTCCTAGGGCAACTTCAGGGGTGAAATCAGAGGGGCTGCTTAGAGCCTCTGAGGGCACTGGAGCCACGCTGGTGGAGTCTCTGCAGAATCTGGGGGTGTCGTACATAGTAGTGGGGTGCAGCGGCCTGATTCGAGGTCTGAGCTGGGTCAGAGGCTGTCTGGCAGGGTAGGAACCAACCTCGACTTGGGACCCACACCCTGGGCAGGTGCTGCTGGCCTTGTCGGCACACGTGGGTGCACTGGAGGCAGAGAAGCAGCGGCTGCGCTCGCAGGCCCGGCGGCTGGCCCAGGAGAACGTGTGGCTGCGGGAGGAACTGGAGGAGACACAGCGGCGGCTTCGGGCCAGCGAGGAGGCCGTGGCCCAGTTGGAGGAGGAAAAGCGCCACCTGGAGTTCCTGGGGCAGCTGCGACAGTACGACCCGCCCACGGAGACCCAGGTGCCACGGGCAGGGCAAGGTGGGGGTGCTGGGCCCTTCACAGAGCCCCACGGTTCCCCAGACCCTCCTTAGAATCCCAGTCCCCCAACCCTCCACAGAGCCCCCAGACCCACCAGAACTTCCGCAGACGCCCCCACTAGCTGCTCCCCGAAGCCCCCGGGCCTCGCCAGTCCCCCAGGGGGCCCCTGACGCTCATGATCACCACCTCCCTCAAACCCCGAGATAGATGCAGGGCTCCAGTCTCTGAAACAAGCCCCCCTCCCCCGGCCCCCCACTTTCCTGTCCCTGCAGCAGTCTGAGTCCCCGCCTCGCCGAGACAGCCTGGCCTCCTTGTTCCCCAgcgaggaggaggagaggaaaggtgGGTATCGGGAGTACATGCCACAGATGATGGCGGGCCAGGGTGGGGAGCGGGCTCTGAGCTGCAGAACCCCAAAATCTCTGAACAGGGAtggggaggtgagggcagggtCAGGAGGACCCTGAATGTGACAGTGAGCAGGTGAGGCTGGGAGCTGCGAAGACAGGGTAGCTGCCATGAGCCCGGCAGGCCCCGTATTCACATCTTGCAGGGCAAGTGAGCTGCCATGTACCTGTCCCGAGGCCAGGATGCATCCCACCAGCTGGTTAGATGCTAGTGACTCCAATCTCAGAAGTTAACATGGGGGCCCATAGTCCCAGGGGCCAGTTAGGCAGTCTGGGGCGTGTGTCTCCTCGTGCGAGGATGGAGGGGCAGGAGGCTTAGGAGGCTTGCAGTGACCCAGAGcccaccctgccccacccagGTCCTGAGGccgcaggagcagcagcagctcaGCAGGGTGGCTATGAGATCCCTGCCCGCCTTCGGACCCTGCATAACCTCGTGATCCAGTACGCGGGGCAGGGCCGGTATGAGGTGGCGGTGCCCCTGTGCCGCCAGGCCTTGGAGGACCTGGAGCGCAGCTCGGGCCACTGCCACCCTGACGTGGCCACCATGCTCAACATCCTGGCACTGGTATACCGGTGAGATGCGGCCGGCCATGATGGCAGGGGGCAGGAACGGCAGGGACCCATTGGGTGCAAGTGGAGGGACCCTGGTCCCCTCTGCCACCATGGAGCACCTGGGGAGGTCGGAGGAGGGGACAGCCAGaatgggaaaggaagggaaggctCCTGCTGTAAGAACGGCAAAGAGGGAGTGGGCCAGGGATCTGGCGGGTTGGCGGGGCACTGAGTCAGGCAGAGAGGAGTCAGAGCACAGACACCAGGGACCCCAAGAGCAGGCAAGAGAACTGGGGTGGTTAGAAGCTTGGCAGAGGTCTGGGGATACAGGGCCTGGTGTTAGAGAATTGGAAGGTATGTAAGGGCCCATAAAAGGCCCCCAAAGGGTGCTACCCATGCTTGGTTCAGCCAGGTTCCCTGGACCTGCCAGAATTAGCCCAGCCCCTGTGGCTGTAGCTGCCCCAACCCCCGGCCAACCCCCGCCATCCCTGGGCTTCCACACAGGGACCAGAACAAGTACAAAGAAGCCACAGAGCTCCTCCATGATGCCCTGCAGATCCGGGAGCAGACGCTGGGCCCTGAGCACCCTGCGGTGAGTGGGGCCCCAGGGAGACGAAGTGGGGCCATGCCTGCCCATCCCTGACCTgtgtctcccccaaccccacaggTGGCCGCCACGCTCAACAACTTGGCCGTCCTCTATGGGAAGCGCGGGCGTTACCGGGAGGCAGAGCCCCTGTGCCAGCGCGCTTTGGAGATCCGAGAGAAGGTCCCATCCCCCTTACCCAACCCCGAGGAACCCCTTGTAGCCCTCTCCATGGATCCTGAGCACTTACATCGTGACCCTGATCCTCGGGCCCCTTGCGTTTGGTACTGGGAGACCCCAATTGGAGCCCAACCCATCACCCTCGACCTTCTGAGATCCCAGTTTGGTCTTGACCCTGACTCTGACCTCTTGCCTTACCTCACACGCCACCCCCCAACTAGGTCCCGCCACAGCCTTTCCAACCCCTCATGGCCACTGGCACAAGCCCAGCCCTGACCTACCCATCTCACCTTGTGCCCCGTGAGTTTCTGGATCACCTTGGCCTCTGACCTCAGTAATCCCGCTCGACGGTGTCACTTGTGCCCCAGCCCCCAACCTCTCAGGTCACTCTGCTTTGGCCCTGTAATCCCTAACTTGTGACCACCATACAGAAGTGATGTCACGTGTCCCACCAATCCTGTATGACCCCTCTGACTTGTGACCCCTGGCCCCCAGGTCCTAGGTGCTGACCACCCTGATGTGGCCAAGCAGCTCAACAACCTGGCCCTGCTGTGCCAGAACCAGGGCAAGTTTGAGGACGTGGAACGGCACTACGCCCGGGCCCTGAGCATCTATGAGGCCCTGGGCGGGCCCCATGATCCCAACGTGGCCAAGACCAAGAACAATCTGGTGAGGTCCCTGGGGCTGAGTGGGCCCAGAGTGGAGGGTCTGCCCTGGGGAGGCACCCATTGGTTGGGTACAGGGCACCATGGGGAGGGGTCCCCCTGAGGCAGGGCCCTTGGAGCAAGTGTCCTATCAGACACAGGAGCTGGCTCAGCACAGAACACGGAATCAGGAAATGCGTGAGTCCACGGGACCCAGGACAGTCAGTGAAGGGGAAGCTGGCAGGCACAGATGGCAgcagcagacatttattgagctcaCTGTGGCCGGCTCCCCTCTTAGCTCTGTCCCCACATCACTAGTTCTTACAGTGTCCCTATGAGGTAGAAGCTGTCACTCTACTTTGCATGTGAGAAGAGAGGCCATGCCACCAGCCCAAAGTAGAGCAGACAGGCTCAGAAACAGGAGGTTGCCTGCCCTCCATCCCCCAGGCAGGAGGTAGGGCGGAGCTCCAAACCCCCTCTGCCCCAGGGCAAGGCTTTAGGCAGGGGCGGGATATGGCCAGGTCAGCACAGTAGAAAGTGGgactggggccaggtgtggtggctcacgcctgtaaccccagcactttgggaggccaaggcaggaggatcagttgaggccaggagttcacgaccagcctgggcaacataccaaaaccctgtctctacaaaaaaaaaagaaaaaaagtgggacTGGATGCAGTGTTGGGAACTGGGGTCCGAAAAGTTCCCAGACTAGAGCCAAGATCACCCAAGACACTCCCTTCTCCGCAGGCCTCAGCCTACCTGAAACAGAACAAGTACCAACAAGCGGAAGAGCTGTACAAAGAAATCCTCCACAAGGAGGATCTACCTGCCCCTCTCGGTGAGCCCCGAGCCCCTGCCTTCCCTCCTGGTGGCTTCTCTACGTCCCCATCTCGGTGTCCCCCATCTTTCCCCTAGGTGCCCCCAACACAGGCACAGCTGGTGACACAGAACAGGTGAGGATGGGCTGTGCTTCGGCTCCTGGGGAAGGCGTGAGGACTGCATGGGCTCGGAGATATGAGCAgcatccctgcccctccccaggccctTCGCCGCAGCAGCTCCCTCTCTAAGATCCGCGAGTCTATCCGGCGAGGAAGTGAGAAGCTGGTCTCCCGCCTCCGAGGCGagggggcggcgggggcggccGGGTGAGTGTGGATCAGGTCGGCAAAGAGCCCTGACATCAGCAGAATTCATagcccaccccccacccctcctgCTCAAGAACCTTCCATGGCTCCCATCTCCCCTGTGATACACATAGATCAAATCCTGTGC is a genomic window containing:
- the KLC3 gene encoding kinesin light chain 3 isoform X3, giving the protein MSSRRGCRLHTPRPTRLAEEGASGPRSGALGQGIQGPWGGEGWPGAAMSVQVVAPGSAGLGPERLSPEELVRQTRQVVQGLEALRAEHRGLAGHLAEALAGQGPVTGLEMLEEKQQVVSHSLEAIELGLGEAQVLLALSAHVGALEAEKQRLRSQARRLAQENVWLREELEETQRRLRASEEAVAQLEEEKRHLEFLGQLRQYDPPTETQQSESPPRRDSLASLFPSEEEERKGPEAAGAAAAQQGGYEIPARLRTLHNLVIQYAGQGRYEVAVPLCRQALEDLERSSGHCHPDVATMLNILALVYRDQNKYKEATELLHDALQIREQTLGPEHPAVAATLNNLAVLYGKRGRYREAEPLCQRALEIREKVLGADHPDVAKQLNNLALLCQNQGKFEDVERHYARALSIYEALGGPHDPNVAKTKNNLASAYLKQNKYQQAEELYKEILHKEDLPAPLGTAGDTEQALRRSSSLSKIRESIRRGSEKLVSRLRGEGAAGAAGMKRAMSLNTLNVDGPRAPGTQFPSWHLDKAPRTLSTSTQDLSPR
- the KLC3 gene encoding kinesin light chain 3 isoform X2, coding for MSSRRGCRLHTPRPTRLAEEGASGPRSGALGQGIQGPWGGEGWPGAAMSVQVVAPGSAGLGPERLSPEELVRQTRQVVQGLEALRAEHRGLAGHLAEALAGQGPVTGLEMLEEKQQVVSHSLEAIELGLGEAQVLLALSAHVGALEAEKQRLRSQARRLAQENVWLREELEETQRRLRASEEAVAQLEEEKRHLEFLGQLRQYDPPTETQSESPPRRDSLASLFPSEEEERKGPEAAGAAAAQQGGYEIPARLRTLHNLVIQYAGQGRYEVAVPLCRQALEDLERSSGHCHPDVATMLNILALVYRDQNKYKEATELLHDALQIREQTLGPEHPAVAATLNNLAVLYGKRGRYREAEPLCQRALEIREKVLGADHPDVAKQLNNLALLCQNQGKFEDVERHYARALSIYEALGGPHDPNVAKTKNNLASAYLKQNKYQQAEELYKEILHKEDLPAPLGAPNTGTAGDTEQALRRSSSLSKIRESIRRGSEKLVSRLRGEGAAGAAGMKRAMSLNTLNVDGPRAPGTQFPSWHLDKAPRTLSTSTQDLSPR
- the KLC3 gene encoding kinesin light chain 3 isoform X1; translation: MSSRRGCRLHTPRPTRLAEEGASGPRSGALGQGIQGPWGGEGWPGAAMSVQVVAPGSAGLGPERLSPEELVRQTRQVVQGLEALRAEHRGLAGHLAEALAGQGPVTGLEMLEEKQQVVSHSLEAIELGLGEAQVLLALSAHVGALEAEKQRLRSQARRLAQENVWLREELEETQRRLRASEEAVAQLEEEKRHLEFLGQLRQYDPPTETQQSESPPRRDSLASLFPSEEEERKGPEAAGAAAAQQGGYEIPARLRTLHNLVIQYAGQGRYEVAVPLCRQALEDLERSSGHCHPDVATMLNILALVYRDQNKYKEATELLHDALQIREQTLGPEHPAVAATLNNLAVLYGKRGRYREAEPLCQRALEIREKVLGADHPDVAKQLNNLALLCQNQGKFEDVERHYARALSIYEALGGPHDPNVAKTKNNLASAYLKQNKYQQAEELYKEILHKEDLPAPLGAPNTGTAGDTEQALRRSSSLSKIRESIRRGSEKLVSRLRGEGAAGAAGMKRAMSLNTLNVDGPRAPGTQFPSWHLDKAPRTLSTSTQDLSPR
- the KLC3 gene encoding kinesin light chain 3 isoform X14, coding for MSSRRGCRLHTPRPTRLAEEGASGPRSGALGQGIQGPWGGEGWPGAAMSVQVVAPGSAGLGPERLSPEELVRQTRQVVQGLEALRAEHRGLAGHLAEALAGQGPVTGLEMLEEKQQVVSHSLEAIELGLGEAQVLLALSAHVGALEAEKQRLRSQARRLAQENVWLREELEETQRRLRASEEAVAQLEEEKRHLEFLGQLRQYDPPTETQQSESPPRRDSLASLFPSEEEERKGPEAAGAAAAQQGGYEIPARLRTLHNLVIQYAGQGRYEVAVPLCRQALEDLERSSGHCHPDVATMLNILALVYRDQNKYKEATELLHDALQIREQTLGPEHPAVAATLNNLAVLYGKRGRYREAEPLCQRALEIREKVPSPLPNPEEPLVALSMDPEHLHRDPDPRAPCVWYWETPIGAQPITLDLLRSQFGLDPDSDLLPYLTRHPPTRSRHSLSNPSWPLAQAQP
- the KLC3 gene encoding kinesin light chain 3 isoform X6; its protein translation is MSSRRGCRLHTPRPTRLAEEGASGPRSGALGQGIQGPWGGEGWPGAAMSVQVVAPGSAGLGPERLSPEELVRQTRQVVQGLEALRAEHRGLAGHLAEALAGQGPVTGLEMLEEKQQVVSHSLEAIELGLGEAQVLLALSAHVGALEAEKQRLRSQARRLAQENVWLREELEETQRRLRASEEAVAQLEEEKRHLEFLGQLRQYDPPTETQQSESPPRRDSLASLFPSEEEERKGPEAAGAAAAQQGGYEIPARLRTLHNLVIQYAGQGRYEVAVPLCRQALEDLERSSGHCHPDVATMLNILALVYRDQNKYKEATELLHDALQIREQTLGPEHPAVAATLNNLAVLYGKRGRYREAEPLCQRALEIREKVLGADHPDVAKQLNNLALLCQNQGKFEDVERHYARALSIYEALGGPHDPNVAKTKNNLASAYLKQNKYQQAEELYKEILHKEDLPAPLGTAGDTEQALRRSSSLSKIRESIRRGSEKLVSRLRGEGAAGAAGMKRAMSLNTLNVDGPRAPGTQRLL
- the KLC3 gene encoding kinesin light chain 3 isoform X15, yielding MSSRRGCRLHTPRPTRLAEEGASGPRSGALGQGIQGPWGGEGWPGAAMSVQVVAPGSAGLGPERLSPEELVRQTRQVVQGLEALRAEHRGLAGHLAEALAGQGPVTGLEMLEEKQQVVSHSLEAIELGLGEAQVLLALSAHVGALEAEKQRLRSQARRLAQENVWLREELEETQRRLRASEEAVAQLEEEKRHLEFLGQLRQYDPPTETQSESPPRRDSLASLFPSEEEERKGPEAAGAAAAQQGGYEIPARLRTLHNLVIQYAGQGRYEVAVPLCRQALEDLERSSGHCHPDVATMLNILALVYRDQNKYKEATELLHDALQIREQTLGPEHPAVAATLNNLAVLYGKRGRYREAEPLCQRALEIREKVPSPLPNPEEPLVALSMDPEHLHRDPDPRAPCVWYWETPIGAQPITLDLLRSQFGLDPDSDLLPYLTRHPPTRSRHSLSNPSWPLAQAQP
- the KLC3 gene encoding kinesin light chain 3 isoform X5, giving the protein MSSRRGCRLHTPRPTRLAEEGASGPRSGALGQGIQGPWGGEGWPGAAMSVQVVAPGSAGLGPERLSPEELVRQTRQVVQGLEALRAEHRGLAGHLAEALAGQGPVTGLEMLEEKQQVVSHSLEAIELGLGEAQVLLALSAHVGALEAEKQRLRSQARRLAQENVWLREELEETQRRLRASEEAVAQLEEEKRHLEFLGQLRQYDPPTETQQSESPPRRDSLASLFPSEEEERKGPEAAGAAAAQQGGYEIPARLRTLHNLVIQYAGQGRYEVAVPLCRQALEDLERSSGHCHPDVATMLNILALVYRDQNKYKEATELLHDALQIREQTLGPEHPAVAATLNNLAVLYGKRGRYREAEPLCQRALEIREKVLGADHPDVAKQLNNLALLCQNQGKFEDVERHYARALSIYEALGGPHDPNVAKTKNNLASAYLKQNKYQQAEELYKEILHKEDLPAPLGAPNTGTAGDTEQALRRSSSLSKIRESIRRGSEKLVSRLRGEGAAGAAGMKRAMSLNTLNVDGPRAPGTQRLL
- the KLC3 gene encoding kinesin light chain 3 isoform X4; amino-acid sequence: MTLAYCNLRLPGSSNSSASASRVAGTTGAAMSVQVVAPGSAGLGPERLSPEELVRQTRQVVQGLEALRAEHRGLAGHLAEALAGQGPVTGLEMLEEKQQVVSHSLEAIELGLGEAQVLLALSAHVGALEAEKQRLRSQARRLAQENVWLREELEETQRRLRASEEAVAQLEEEKRHLEFLGQLRQYDPPTETQQSESPPRRDSLASLFPSEEEERKGPEAAGAAAAQQGGYEIPARLRTLHNLVIQYAGQGRYEVAVPLCRQALEDLERSSGHCHPDVATMLNILALVYRDQNKYKEATELLHDALQIREQTLGPEHPAVAATLNNLAVLYGKRGRYREAEPLCQRALEIREKVLGADHPDVAKQLNNLALLCQNQGKFEDVERHYARALSIYEALGGPHDPNVAKTKNNLASAYLKQNKYQQAEELYKEILHKEDLPAPLGAPNTGTAGDTEQALRRSSSLSKIRESIRRGSEKLVSRLRGEGAAGAAGMKRAMSLNTLNVDGPRAPGTQFPSWHLDKAPRTLSTSTQDLSPR
- the KLC3 gene encoding kinesin light chain 3 isoform X9, which translates into the protein MTLAYCNLRLPGSSNSSASASRVAGTTGAAMSVQVVAPGSAGLGPERLSPEELVRQTRQVVQGLEALRAEHRGLAGHLAEALAGQGPVTGLEMLEEKQQVVSHSLEAIELGLGEAQVLLALSAHVGALEAEKQRLRSQARRLAQENVWLREELEETQRRLRASEEAVAQLEEEKRHLEFLGQLRQYDPPTETQSESPPRRDSLASLFPSEEEERKGPEAAGAAAAQQGGYEIPARLRTLHNLVIQYAGQGRYEVAVPLCRQALEDLERSSGHCHPDVATMLNILALVYRDQNKYKEATELLHDALQIREQTLGPEHPAVAATLNNLAVLYGKRGRYREAEPLCQRALEIREKVLGADHPDVAKQLNNLALLCQNQGKFEDVERHYARALSIYEALGGPHDPNVAKTKNNLASAYLKQNKYQQAEELYKEILHKEDLPAPLGAPNTGTAGDTEQALRRSSSLSKIRESIRRGSEKLVSRLRGEGAAGAAGMKRAMSLNTLNVDGPRAPGTQFPSWHLDKAPRTLSTSTQDLSPR
- the KLC3 gene encoding kinesin light chain 3 isoform X7, encoding MSVQVVAPGSAGLGPERLSPEELVRQTRQVVQGLEALRAEHRGLAGHLAEALAGQGPVTGLEMLEEKQQVVSHSLEAIELGLGEAQVLLALSAHVGALEAEKQRLRSQARRLAQENVWLREELEETQRRLRASEEAVAQLEEEKRHLEFLGQLRQYDPPTETQQSESPPRRDSLASLFPSEEEERKGPEAAGAAAAQQGGYEIPARLRTLHNLVIQYAGQGRYEVAVPLCRQALEDLERSSGHCHPDVATMLNILALVYRDQNKYKEATELLHDALQIREQTLGPEHPAVAATLNNLAVLYGKRGRYREAEPLCQRALEIREKVLGADHPDVAKQLNNLALLCQNQGKFEDVERHYARALSIYEALGGPHDPNVAKTKNNLASAYLKQNKYQQAEELYKEILHKEDLPAPLGAPNTGTAGDTEQALRRSSSLSKIRESIRRGSEKLVSRLRGEGAAGAAGMKRAMSLNTLNVDGPRAPGTQFPSWHLDKAPRTLSTSTQDLSPR
- the KLC3 gene encoding kinesin light chain 3 isoform X8; translation: MSVQVVAPGSAGLGPERLSPEELVRQTRQVVQGLEALRAEHRGLAGHLAEALAGQGPVTGLEMLEEKQQVVSHSLEAIELGLGEAQVLLALSAHVGALEAEKQRLRSQARRLAQENVWLREELEETQRRLRASEEAVAQLEEEKRHLEFLGQLRQYDPPTETQSESPPRRDSLASLFPSEEEERKGPEAAGAAAAQQGGYEIPARLRTLHNLVIQYAGQGRYEVAVPLCRQALEDLERSSGHCHPDVATMLNILALVYRDQNKYKEATELLHDALQIREQTLGPEHPAVAATLNNLAVLYGKRGRYREAEPLCQRALEIREKVLGADHPDVAKQLNNLALLCQNQGKFEDVERHYARALSIYEALGGPHDPNVAKTKNNLASAYLKQNKYQQAEELYKEILHKEDLPAPLGAPNTGTAGDTEQALRRSSSLSKIRESIRRGSEKLVSRLRGEGAAGAAGMKRAMSLNTLNVDGPRAPGTQFPSWHLDKAPRTLSTSTQDLSPR
- the KLC3 gene encoding kinesin light chain 3 isoform X10 produces the protein MSVQVVAPGSAGLGPERLSPEELVRQTRQVVQGLEALRAEHRGLAGHLAEALAGQGPVTGLEMLEEKQQVVSHSLEAIELGLGEAQVLLALSAHVGALEAEKQRLRSQARRLAQENVWLREELEETQRRLRASEEAVAQLEEEKRHLEFLGQLRQYDPPTETQQSESPPRRDSLASLFPSEEEERKGPEAAGAAAAQQGGYEIPARLRTLHNLVIQYAGQGRYEVAVPLCRQALEDLERSSGHCHPDVATMLNILALVYRDQNKYKEATELLHDALQIREQTLGPEHPAVAATLNNLAVLYGKRGRYREAEPLCQRALEIREKVLGADHPDVAKQLNNLALLCQNQGKFEDVERHYARALSIYEALGGPHDPNVAKTKNNLASAYLKQNKYQQAEELYKEILHKEDLPAPLGTAGDTEQALRRSSSLSKIRESIRRGSEKLVSRLRGEGAAGAAGMKRAMSLNTLNVDGPRAPGTQFPSWHLDKAPRTLSTSTQDLSPR
- the KLC3 gene encoding kinesin light chain 3 isoform X13 — translated: MSVQVVAPGSAGLGPERLSPEELVRQTRQVVQGLEALRAEHRGLAGHLAEALAGQGPVTGLEMLEEKQQVVSHSLEAIELGLGEAQVLLALSAHVGALEAEKQRLRSQARRLAQENVWLREELEETQRRLRASEEAVAQLEEEKRHLEFLGQLRQYDPPTETQQSESPPRRDSLASLFPSEEEERKGPEAAGAAAAQQGGYEIPARLRTLHNLVIQYAGQGRYEVAVPLCRQALEDLERSSGHCHPDVATMLNILALVYRDQNKYKEATELLHDALQIREQTLGPEHPAVAATLNNLAVLYGKRGRYREAEPLCQRALEIREKVLGADHPDVAKQLNNLALLCQNQGKFEDVERHYARALSIYEALGGPHDPNVAKTKNNLASAYLKQNKYQQAEELYKEILHKEDLPAPLGTAGDTEQALRRSSSLSKIRESIRRGSEKLVSRLRGEGAAGAAGMKRAMSLNTLNVDGPRAPGTQRLL
- the KLC3 gene encoding kinesin light chain 3 isoform X12, with translation MSVQVVAPGSAGLGPERLSPEELVRQTRQVVQGLEALRAEHRGLAGHLAEALAGQGPVTGLEMLEEKQQVVSHSLEAIELGLGEAQVLLALSAHVGALEAEKQRLRSQARRLAQENVWLREELEETQRRLRASEEAVAQLEEEKRHLEFLGQLRQYDPPTETQSESPPRRDSLASLFPSEEEERKGPEAAGAAAAQQGGYEIPARLRTLHNLVIQYAGQGRYEVAVPLCRQALEDLERSSGHCHPDVATMLNILALVYRDQNKYKEATELLHDALQIREQTLGPEHPAVAATLNNLAVLYGKRGRYREAEPLCQRALEIREKVLGADHPDVAKQLNNLALLCQNQGKFEDVERHYARALSIYEALGGPHDPNVAKTKNNLASAYLKQNKYQQAEELYKEILHKEDLPAPLGAPNTGTAGDTEQALRRSSSLSKIRESIRRGSEKLVSRLRGEGAAGAAGMKRAMSLNTLNVDGPRAPGTQRLL
- the KLC3 gene encoding kinesin light chain 3 isoform X11, encoding MSVQVVAPGSAGLGPERLSPEELVRQTRQVVQGLEALRAEHRGLAGHLAEALAGQGPVTGLEMLEEKQQVVSHSLEAIELGLGEAQVLLALSAHVGALEAEKQRLRSQARRLAQENVWLREELEETQRRLRASEEAVAQLEEEKRHLEFLGQLRQYDPPTETQQSESPPRRDSLASLFPSEEEERKGPEAAGAAAAQQGGYEIPARLRTLHNLVIQYAGQGRYEVAVPLCRQALEDLERSSGHCHPDVATMLNILALVYRDQNKYKEATELLHDALQIREQTLGPEHPAVAATLNNLAVLYGKRGRYREAEPLCQRALEIREKVLGADHPDVAKQLNNLALLCQNQGKFEDVERHYARALSIYEALGGPHDPNVAKTKNNLASAYLKQNKYQQAEELYKEILHKEDLPAPLGAPNTGTAGDTEQALRRSSSLSKIRESIRRGSEKLVSRLRGEGAAGAAGMKRAMSLNTLNVDGPRAPGTQRLL